Proteins co-encoded in one Symmachiella macrocystis genomic window:
- the fbp gene encoding class 1 fructose-bisphosphatase, protein MAYTSRAMESSKPSITTVQQHILAEQRKYSPTASGSFSWLLSGITLATKMTESRVRRAGLLEVAGAAGAINVQGEAQQILDVYADQALIHCLGVRENVAVIASEENEEAIMFDGRSGEGKYVVVFDPLDGSSNIDVNVSVGTIFSILSMPKDLPKDADPREAVLQPGVKQIAAGYVVYGSSTILVYTTGHGVHGFTLDPSVGAYVLSHENIRMPTSGTYYSSNDGYWESFPQPYRDFITDLRSGVHGHSYALRYIGSLVADFHRTLLKGGIFLYPPTEKNPEGKLRLLYEANPIAFIAEQAGGIASDGMQRVMDIQPEEIHQRTPFVVGGPLEMAAFAQAMEATV, encoded by the coding sequence ATGGCCTATACCAGTCGAGCAATGGAGAGTTCCAAACCGTCGATTACGACGGTGCAACAGCACATTTTGGCCGAGCAGCGCAAATACTCGCCCACCGCCTCCGGCAGTTTTTCCTGGCTGCTGTCGGGAATTACACTGGCGACAAAAATGACCGAATCGCGTGTACGTCGGGCCGGTTTACTGGAAGTCGCCGGAGCAGCGGGCGCTATCAATGTCCAGGGAGAAGCTCAACAAATCCTGGATGTCTATGCCGACCAAGCACTGATTCACTGTTTGGGCGTCCGCGAAAACGTGGCAGTGATCGCCTCGGAAGAAAACGAAGAAGCGATCATGTTCGACGGTCGCTCGGGCGAAGGAAAATATGTCGTCGTATTCGATCCGCTGGATGGTTCCTCGAACATCGATGTCAACGTCAGTGTGGGGACGATCTTTTCGATTTTGAGCATGCCCAAAGACCTCCCCAAAGATGCCGATCCCAGAGAAGCGGTGCTGCAACCAGGCGTCAAACAGATCGCTGCGGGATATGTGGTCTACGGATCGTCGACAATATTGGTTTACACCACCGGCCACGGCGTACACGGCTTCACGCTTGACCCCTCAGTCGGCGCCTATGTTCTCAGCCACGAGAACATTCGCATGCCCACCTCCGGCACGTACTATTCCTCCAACGACGGCTATTGGGAATCCTTCCCGCAACCCTATCGCGACTTTATCACCGACCTCCGTAGCGGAGTGCACGGCCACAGTTATGCTCTGCGATATATCGGTTCTCTTGTCGCCGATTTCCACCGCACGCTGCTCAAAGGGGGCATTTTTCTCTATCCGCCCACCGAGAAAAACCCCGAAGGCAAACTCCGGTTGCTATACGAAGCCAACCCCATCGCCTTCATCGCCGAACAAGCCGGCGGCATCGCGAGCGATGGCATGCAGCGGGTCATGGATATTCAACCGGAGGAAATCCACCAACGGACCCCATTCGTCGTCGGCGGCCCGTTAGAAATGGCGGCGTTCGCACAAGCGATGGAAGCCACCGTCTAA
- a CDS encoding transcription antitermination factor NusB produces MTTNLQNSPLDFSNIQTARGLSYRVLCAGLDGTQFASRLLEDALGMGDVSGQDRRLATELTYGVVRRERTLDAIIETFVSRGRSSVEPELWCLLRLGAYQLIFLTGVPTHAAVNETVALAGSVGRARWTGFANGVLRSMTRALTGEPVNEPGRRAVPLRDGNYLGFDRDLFADSHEQPAEYFAAAFGFGDWAARRWLERFGFERLLKMGFWFNAAALPCLRVNLLRVDREVLLEDLSAAGVSASEGTLPESVRLGEMARITELPGFRQGWFTVQDESAMAAARLLNPAPGTRVWDMCAAPGGKSTHMAEIMQNHGTLLASDIEFRRIMNVEQTRDRLGLTMISTRTIYPDSRNLPDGPFDAILVDAPCSNSGVLGKRPEARHRVTAENVAELCELQARLLGAGLDRLAPGGRLVYSTCSIEPEENRELVLKVLAGRNDVELQEEQEHIPGEPVDGGYQALLQRT; encoded by the coding sequence GTGACCACAAATCTTCAAAACAGTCCGCTTGATTTTTCGAACATCCAGACAGCGCGGGGACTGAGTTATCGCGTGTTGTGTGCGGGATTGGATGGTACGCAGTTCGCGTCGCGTTTGTTGGAGGATGCCCTCGGCATGGGGGACGTCTCCGGACAGGATCGACGGTTGGCGACGGAATTGACCTACGGGGTTGTCCGCCGCGAACGGACCTTGGACGCAATCATTGAGACCTTTGTGAGCCGGGGGCGCTCCAGCGTGGAACCGGAGTTGTGGTGCCTGTTGCGACTGGGCGCCTATCAACTCATTTTTCTCACCGGGGTTCCCACACATGCGGCTGTCAACGAAACGGTGGCCTTGGCTGGCAGTGTGGGACGCGCGCGTTGGACCGGTTTTGCCAATGGCGTATTGCGGTCGATGACTCGCGCGCTCACTGGAGAGCCGGTGAACGAACCCGGACGCCGTGCCGTGCCGTTGCGGGATGGCAATTATTTGGGGTTTGATCGCGATTTGTTTGCCGATTCTCACGAGCAACCGGCGGAGTATTTTGCAGCGGCGTTTGGTTTCGGCGACTGGGCTGCACGGCGGTGGTTGGAGCGGTTCGGTTTTGAGCGGTTGTTAAAAATGGGTTTTTGGTTCAACGCCGCCGCCCTGCCCTGCCTGCGCGTGAATCTGTTGCGCGTGGATCGCGAGGTCCTGCTCGAAGATCTTTCCGCTGCCGGTGTGTCAGCCTCCGAGGGGACGCTTCCCGAATCCGTTCGTTTGGGAGAAATGGCCCGCATTACGGAGCTGCCCGGTTTTCGGCAAGGCTGGTTTACCGTGCAAGATGAGTCCGCCATGGCGGCTGCGCGACTGTTGAACCCGGCGCCTGGCACGCGCGTGTGGGACATGTGCGCCGCCCCGGGTGGCAAATCGACGCACATGGCGGAGATCATGCAAAATCATGGGACGTTGTTGGCCTCGGATATCGAGTTTCGCCGAATCATGAATGTCGAGCAGACGCGGGATCGATTGGGGCTCACTATGATTTCGACGCGGACGATTTACCCCGACAGCCGCAATTTACCCGACGGTCCTTTCGATGCGATTTTGGTTGACGCACCCTGTTCGAATTCGGGCGTCTTGGGCAAACGTCCCGAAGCGCGGCATCGTGTGACAGCCGAGAACGTGGCGGAACTCTGTGAATTGCAGGCACGATTGTTGGGAGCGGGTCTGGATCGCTTAGCTCCCGGCGGACGACTGGTCTACTCCACTTGTAGTATCGAACCGGAAGAGAATCGCGAGCTCGTGCTGAAAGTCTTGGCGGGTCGCAACGACGTGGAGTTGCAAGAGGAACAGGAACACATCCCGGGTGAACCGGTCGACGGTGGTTATCAAGCGCTGCTGCAGCGGACTTGA
- a CDS encoding SET domain-containing protein, with the protein MEVVENSKTSVSYWKIPQSKLRIRTGNTPYGQGVFACDPIPAGTALGEVRGTIIKGTDYQSDYCMDLGENQSLEPHAPYRYVNHCCEPNCELYQIDLEDESGVEHPMIVIEASRDIAVDDQLTIDYAWPAEEAIPCGCGAESCRGYIVHPDERDLAVKLHSRGA; encoded by the coding sequence ATGGAAGTGGTTGAAAACTCGAAGACGAGCGTTTCGTATTGGAAGATTCCCCAATCGAAATTACGGATACGCACCGGCAACACGCCGTATGGTCAGGGAGTCTTTGCCTGCGACCCCATCCCTGCCGGCACGGCATTGGGAGAGGTGCGGGGCACAATCATCAAAGGGACGGATTACCAATCGGACTACTGCATGGATCTGGGTGAGAATCAAAGTCTCGAACCGCATGCGCCGTACCGGTATGTCAATCATTGCTGCGAGCCGAATTGCGAATTGTATCAGATTGATCTTGAGGATGAGTCTGGCGTTGAGCATCCGATGATTGTGATTGAAGCCAGTCGCGATATCGCCGTCGACGATCAGTTGACGATCGACTATGCCTGGCCGGCCGAGGAAGCGATTCCGTGCGGTTGTGGAGCAGAAAGTTGCCGGGGCTATATTGTGCATCCAGACGAACGCGATCTGGCGGTGAAACTGCACAGCCGCGGGGCGTAA
- a CDS encoding exo-alpha-sialidase — MKPLILLCVTAGLFVGGPANISAEPPKSGDPIELSAELRQRCVAILREGFAAEEFWPSMHAAEALTVAGHGDEVRAGLMKKSPKVTDDQQRCGIAREMVRAGDRRYAETMLEILSQPDDYAHTHAAESLYKVYEIGDGSQLRAAMANGDNPTCQLMAAAALARSGSPEAFEFIRKQLADGDTDGRRIAAWILARIGNTGDIPALQANLKRETDLLKKSYYVNALAALADSGGREQLAKNLSDESPAIRTYAAVFAGDAGMTNVAPQLEKLLDDPELDVRIRAAQALLTLAQPAVELGNIARDVYPATPENPRYSEGSIAVLGDGTLLYATTEFIGSDSDFAKARIIAKTSTDGGRTWSKSRVLQENIGGKNVMSVTLRRLPKDKSGKEPLGMFFLIKNDFNDLRAYLRISHDDGKTFSDRILVTDGPGYHVVNNDRVTVLKSGRLLCPVAWTEDVKTVNHFTCYCAISDDGGQTWHRGKGEVDQPKRGAMEPEVLELSDGRVLMIVRTQLGYIAASESSDGGETWSEAKSWGVKGPEAPATLRRIPATGDLLLIWNHTFVEGAGHGGKRTPLTAAVSTDEGKTWSYERNLETRDDQTYAYTSIEFDRGRALLSYYVGDDKTGRIFSRFRSVPVSWFYQQP, encoded by the coding sequence ATGAAACCGTTGATCCTGTTGTGTGTTACGGCTGGCCTGTTCGTCGGCGGGCCTGCAAACATTTCCGCTGAGCCGCCAAAGTCCGGTGATCCCATTGAGCTCTCTGCTGAGTTACGCCAACGCTGTGTTGCAATCCTTCGCGAAGGTTTCGCGGCGGAAGAGTTTTGGCCATCGATGCATGCCGCTGAAGCGTTGACAGTGGCCGGTCACGGCGATGAGGTCCGCGCGGGATTGATGAAAAAATCGCCCAAGGTGACCGACGATCAGCAGCGGTGCGGCATTGCTCGCGAAATGGTGCGTGCCGGTGACCGGCGTTATGCCGAGACGATGCTGGAAATCCTGTCGCAACCAGACGATTACGCACACACGCATGCCGCGGAAAGTCTCTATAAGGTCTATGAAATCGGCGACGGATCGCAGTTGCGGGCCGCAATGGCGAATGGGGATAATCCGACTTGCCAGCTGATGGCAGCAGCGGCGCTGGCTCGGTCGGGTAGTCCGGAGGCATTTGAGTTTATCCGGAAACAACTGGCCGACGGTGACACCGATGGGCGGCGCATTGCCGCTTGGATCTTGGCCCGCATCGGCAATACCGGCGATATTCCCGCTCTGCAAGCGAATTTGAAACGTGAAACCGATCTGCTGAAAAAGAGTTATTACGTCAATGCTTTGGCCGCGCTGGCAGATAGCGGTGGACGGGAACAGTTGGCGAAAAACCTCAGCGACGAATCCCCGGCAATTCGCACCTATGCGGCCGTGTTCGCCGGTGATGCCGGAATGACAAACGTGGCTCCGCAATTGGAGAAACTGTTGGATGATCCCGAATTGGATGTACGAATACGTGCGGCGCAGGCATTGCTGACGTTGGCACAACCGGCGGTCGAATTGGGTAACATTGCTCGCGATGTGTATCCGGCGACTCCCGAAAACCCGCGGTACAGCGAAGGTTCGATTGCCGTGTTGGGTGACGGGACCTTGTTGTATGCCACAACGGAATTCATCGGCAGCGACTCTGATTTTGCCAAGGCGCGAATCATTGCTAAAACGTCTACCGATGGCGGTCGGACGTGGAGCAAATCCCGGGTGCTGCAAGAAAACATCGGCGGCAAGAATGTGATGTCCGTCACACTGCGGCGTTTGCCGAAAGACAAGTCGGGCAAAGAGCCGTTGGGGATGTTTTTTCTGATCAAGAATGACTTCAATGACTTACGAGCCTATTTGCGGATTTCGCATGACGATGGCAAAACGTTTAGCGATCGGATCCTGGTCACCGACGGGCCAGGTTATCATGTGGTGAACAACGATCGTGTGACGGTTCTAAAAAGCGGACGGCTGTTGTGTCCGGTGGCTTGGACCGAAGATGTGAAGACGGTGAATCATTTCACTTGCTACTGCGCAATTTCTGACGATGGCGGCCAGACGTGGCATCGGGGTAAAGGGGAAGTTGATCAACCCAAACGTGGAGCCATGGAGCCGGAGGTTTTGGAACTGAGCGACGGGCGGGTACTGATGATCGTGCGGACACAATTGGGATACATCGCCGCTAGCGAATCGTCCGACGGTGGGGAAACTTGGAGCGAAGCGAAGTCATGGGGTGTCAAAGGACCAGAAGCCCCCGCCACATTGCGACGGATTCCCGCGACGGGAGATTTGCTGTTGATTTGGAATCACACGTTTGTCGAGGGGGCCGGGCATGGTGGAAAACGGACCCCGTTGACCGCGGCCGTCTCGACCGATGAGGGTAAGACTTGGAGTTACGAGCGAAATCTTGAGACGCGCGACGACCAGACCTACGCCTACACGAGTATTGAGTTTGACCGTGGCCGGGCATTGTTGAGCTATTACGTCGGCGACGATAAGACGGGGCGCATATTCAGCCGGTTTCGCTCGGTGCCGGTCAGTTGGTTTTATCAACAGCCGTGA
- a CDS encoding DUF1501 domain-containing protein has translation MHPLLDNAMTTTRRHFFSRAATGVGMGTAALASLLNQPLTTADESGSAEPAAGGLPGMPQFAPRAKRVIYLCQSGGPSQFETFDYKPELSKLFDQDVPKSVFGSQRLTGMTSGQARFAVTPSYYKFKQHGESGTWVSELLPHLAEIIDELCLIKSVHTEAINHDPAITFFQTGSQQPGRPSFGAWINYGLGSENQNLPAFVVMNSMGTGRPVGQPLYARLWGSGFLPSSYQGVQFRSVGDPVMYLSNPPGLDGAGRRELLDGLSQINQLQQSQFGDPEIATRIASFEMAYRMQTSVPELIDVSGETKETLEMYGDDVAKPGTYARNCLLARRLSERGVRFIQLYHRGWDQHGDLVPQISRQCHDVDQPTAALIKDLKQRGMLEDTLIIWGGEFGRTVYSQGTLTKDNYGRDHHPRCFTMFLAGGGSKGGYSHGATDDFSYNITEAPLHVHDLNATILYLLGIDHERLTYRFQGRDFRLTDVHGTVVRELLG, from the coding sequence ATGCACCCGTTATTGGATAACGCGATGACGACGACGCGGCGGCATTTTTTCAGCCGCGCCGCAACGGGCGTCGGTATGGGGACTGCAGCGCTCGCGTCGTTGTTGAATCAACCGCTAACGACTGCTGACGAGTCTGGCTCTGCCGAACCGGCGGCTGGTGGATTGCCGGGCATGCCCCAATTTGCTCCACGGGCCAAGCGGGTGATTTATTTGTGCCAGTCGGGTGGACCGTCGCAGTTTGAGACATTCGACTACAAACCAGAGTTGTCCAAACTGTTTGACCAGGATGTCCCGAAGTCGGTGTTCGGTTCACAACGGCTGACTGGAATGACATCGGGACAGGCACGCTTTGCCGTGACGCCCAGTTATTACAAGTTCAAACAGCATGGCGAATCAGGAACCTGGGTCAGCGAATTGTTGCCGCATCTTGCGGAGATCATCGATGAACTGTGCTTAATCAAATCGGTGCATACCGAAGCCATTAACCACGATCCGGCGATCACGTTTTTTCAAACGGGATCGCAACAACCGGGACGTCCCAGTTTCGGGGCGTGGATCAATTATGGCTTGGGGAGCGAAAATCAAAATCTGCCGGCGTTCGTGGTGATGAATTCGATGGGGACGGGGCGTCCGGTGGGGCAACCGCTGTATGCGCGTTTGTGGGGCAGTGGATTTCTGCCGTCGAGTTACCAGGGCGTGCAGTTTCGTTCGGTGGGCGATCCGGTGATGTACTTGTCGAATCCGCCCGGATTGGATGGAGCGGGTCGCCGCGAGTTGTTGGATGGGTTGTCGCAAATCAATCAACTGCAACAGTCGCAATTCGGCGACCCGGAGATCGCTACGCGGATCGCATCGTTTGAGATGGCGTATCGTATGCAGACCTCGGTACCGGAATTGATTGATGTTTCGGGCGAGACCAAAGAGACGCTCGAGATGTACGGGGACGATGTTGCAAAACCGGGGACCTACGCGCGGAATTGCCTGTTGGCGCGGCGATTGTCCGAGCGGGGTGTGCGGTTTATTCAACTGTATCATCGCGGTTGGGACCAACATGGCGATCTGGTTCCGCAAATCAGCCGGCAATGCCACGACGTCGACCAACCGACGGCTGCGCTGATTAAAGACCTCAAGCAGCGGGGAATGTTGGAAGATACGCTGATTATCTGGGGCGGCGAATTCGGCCGTACGGTCTACAGTCAGGGGACGCTCACAAAAGACAACTACGGCCGTGACCACCATCCGCGTTGTTTTACGATGTTTCTCGCCGGCGGCGGCAGCAAGGGGGGATACAGCCACGGGGCGACCGATGATTTCAGCTACAACATTACCGAAGCCCCGCTGCACGTGCATGACCTGAATGCGACGATCCTGTATTTACTGGGAATCGACCACGAGCGGCTGACGTATCGATTCCAGGGACGTGACTTCCGTTTGACCGACGTCCATGGGACAGTTGTACGTGAACTTCTTGGATGA
- a CDS encoding DUF1553 domain-containing protein has protein sequence MMRTCVITVGLLCSFVGQAQAAEPRSVDFNRDVRPILSETCFRCHGPDSAAREADLRLDNADDAFADRGDLFAIVPGEPEKSEAYQRLVADDESLKMPPPDSKLSLTPEQVETLRLWIAQGAKYEKHWSFITPIRPALPAVQQTHWPRNAIDYFVLAQLEERGIAPAPRAARETLIRRLSLDLTGLPPTLDELDAYLADESPEAYEKVVDRLLASPAYGERMAKLWLDGARYADTNGYQNDAERFMWRWRDWVINAYNANMPFDQFTIEQLAGDLLPNATLEQRIATGFNRNHTTSDEGGIIPEEYRVDYVANRLETTSTVWLGLTMGCARCHTHKYDPITQTEYYQLFAFFNNIPEKGKDGDKGNSVPFIKAPTPQQLAEQKRLKGEISEAEKTVAELIDGSAEQRRAWETATRQRWSAQTVERAEATTDDVTRITFDGPDSRITENASLVPAHVTPGLLLTAEAPVALSDVGAFDTSTPFTVSLWLRPSESGHGTLVARRNDKRGYEISLTDKRTVTVRLFHDRAENAIDVSAAGELPTERWSHLAVTYDGSGKAGSVQVYRDGRAEKMDVQQDKLDGTIARSESLVLGTSKTDGPRFRGVVDDLHIFATEQTAEQIQELCAGRGADWDVAPIESVKSKGGATFELRDDGSVFVTGANRQREDYLVKILTERTDLSAIRLEVLRDEQLPKQGPGRGEDGTFHLSEVEAEAVSVVNPHNTQTIHFTAAYADESRDGFDVGKLIDGNVEGKNSWSVKTNSKRSSRNAILVATEPFGFDGGTILKIKLRHQSDVPSRTLGRFRVSLNAQPTAVPGVAEQIAVDLATPSNQRTASQQQRLERHYIGEQIDGGEQALAQLATLQREKNEVEAAIPTTMVMQEMEQPRTAHVLIRGQYDQHGDEVTAGVPASLNPFPADEPRNRLGLARWLTSGEHPLTARVTVNRFWKIYFGTGLVKTDEDFGAQGEWPVHIDLLDWLATEFVQNGWDIKALQKTIVMSAAYQQDARVGAELLKIDPHNRLISRGPRFRMSAEMIRDNALAVSGLLVKKIGGPSVKPYQPPGLWKEVSSGVVRANLFEQDHGDNLYRRSLYTFWKRAAPPPALQTFDAPTREYCVTNRSRTNTPLQALILMNDVTYVEAARVFAQRLMNEGPQDSAGRITRAFRLAVGRKPSRYEIVVLLKLLKSRMSYYRTHGDAATELLSVGEAPLDETVSSAELAAWTNIASLILCLDESITKG, from the coding sequence ATGATGCGGACTTGTGTGATCACGGTGGGCTTGTTGTGCTCGTTCGTAGGGCAGGCTCAGGCGGCGGAGCCGCGCTCGGTTGATTTCAATCGCGATGTGCGGCCGATTTTGTCAGAGACCTGTTTTCGTTGCCACGGACCCGATTCGGCTGCGCGTGAGGCGGATTTGCGGTTGGACAACGCTGACGATGCCTTTGCGGATCGCGGCGACTTGTTTGCCATCGTCCCGGGCGAGCCGGAGAAGAGCGAAGCGTATCAGCGATTGGTGGCGGATGACGAATCGCTCAAAATGCCGCCTCCCGATTCAAAGCTGTCGCTGACCCCAGAGCAGGTGGAGACGCTGCGGCTTTGGATTGCGCAAGGTGCGAAGTATGAAAAGCATTGGTCCTTCATCACGCCCATCCGCCCTGCTCTGCCAGCAGTCCAACAGACTCATTGGCCGCGCAACGCGATTGACTATTTTGTCCTGGCTCAATTGGAGGAACGGGGCATTGCGCCCGCGCCTCGTGCCGCTCGGGAAACGTTGATTCGCCGGTTGAGCTTAGATCTCACCGGGTTGCCGCCGACCCTGGACGAGCTCGACGCCTATCTGGCGGACGAGTCGCCGGAGGCCTATGAAAAAGTTGTCGACCGACTGTTGGCCTCGCCGGCCTATGGCGAACGGATGGCCAAACTGTGGCTCGATGGGGCGCGGTATGCGGATACCAATGGATATCAAAACGATGCTGAGCGGTTCATGTGGCGCTGGCGCGACTGGGTGATTAATGCTTACAACGCGAACATGCCGTTTGATCAATTTACGATCGAACAACTTGCCGGCGATTTATTGCCCAATGCGACGCTGGAACAGCGGATCGCTACGGGTTTTAACCGGAACCACACGACGAGCGATGAAGGGGGAATTATTCCCGAAGAGTATCGTGTCGACTACGTCGCTAATCGCCTAGAGACCACGTCAACCGTCTGGCTGGGGTTAACGATGGGCTGTGCGCGTTGCCATACGCACAAATATGATCCGATCACGCAAACGGAGTATTATCAGCTGTTCGCCTTTTTCAATAACATTCCTGAAAAAGGTAAGGATGGCGACAAAGGGAATTCGGTGCCATTCATCAAGGCTCCCACTCCACAGCAATTGGCCGAACAGAAGCGACTGAAGGGGGAGATTTCTGAGGCCGAGAAAACGGTCGCCGAATTGATTGACGGATCGGCTGAACAACGGCGGGCTTGGGAAACCGCGACACGTCAACGTTGGTCCGCCCAAACTGTGGAGCGTGCGGAAGCGACTACCGACGATGTGACTCGTATTACATTTGATGGTCCTGATTCCCGCATCACGGAGAATGCGAGTCTTGTTCCGGCCCATGTGACACCGGGGTTGTTGCTTACCGCAGAGGCACCGGTCGCTCTGAGCGATGTGGGAGCGTTTGATACATCGACTCCGTTTACCGTGAGTCTGTGGCTGCGTCCGTCGGAATCCGGGCATGGGACGTTGGTTGCCCGCCGCAATGATAAACGCGGTTACGAGATCAGCCTGACTGACAAACGGACGGTCACCGTGCGGCTGTTTCACGATCGTGCTGAAAATGCCATCGACGTTTCTGCGGCGGGAGAACTGCCTACGGAACGCTGGTCCCATCTGGCGGTCACGTATGATGGTTCCGGCAAGGCGGGCAGCGTGCAGGTTTATCGGGACGGCCGTGCGGAAAAAATGGACGTTCAGCAAGACAAGCTGGATGGTACGATCGCTAGATCGGAGTCCTTGGTGCTGGGAACGTCGAAGACGGATGGTCCACGCTTCCGGGGTGTTGTTGATGATCTGCACATCTTTGCGACGGAACAGACCGCCGAGCAAATCCAAGAACTCTGTGCGGGACGCGGCGCCGATTGGGATGTTGCACCCATTGAGTCGGTGAAGTCGAAGGGCGGAGCGACGTTTGAATTGCGCGATGATGGTTCGGTATTCGTGACCGGTGCGAACCGACAGCGTGAGGATTATCTCGTCAAGATCCTTACCGAGCGGACTGATCTCTCGGCCATTCGCTTGGAGGTGTTGAGAGACGAACAGCTTCCCAAACAAGGCCCGGGACGTGGTGAAGATGGGACGTTTCATCTGAGCGAAGTCGAAGCCGAAGCGGTTTCGGTCGTCAATCCCCACAACACGCAAACAATTCACTTCACCGCTGCTTACGCCGATGAATCGCGGGATGGGTTTGATGTGGGAAAACTGATCGATGGGAATGTCGAGGGCAAAAACAGTTGGTCGGTTAAGACCAATTCAAAACGCTCGTCGCGCAACGCGATTTTGGTGGCGACGGAACCATTTGGTTTTGACGGTGGTACGATTTTGAAAATCAAACTGCGACATCAATCCGACGTTCCTTCAAGGACGTTGGGGCGATTTCGGGTTTCGCTCAATGCACAACCGACTGCTGTACCAGGCGTTGCGGAGCAAATTGCCGTCGATTTAGCGACGCCGTCGAATCAGCGGACCGCGTCTCAACAGCAGCGATTGGAGCGGCATTATATCGGCGAACAGATCGATGGGGGCGAGCAGGCACTCGCGCAGTTGGCGACATTGCAGCGTGAAAAAAACGAGGTCGAAGCGGCGATTCCGACGACGATGGTGATGCAGGAAATGGAACAGCCACGGACCGCACATGTGTTGATTCGCGGCCAATACGATCAACATGGGGACGAAGTCACAGCGGGTGTTCCGGCGAGTCTAAATCCGTTTCCAGCTGATGAGCCGCGCAATCGCTTGGGACTGGCACGCTGGTTGACCTCCGGCGAGCATCCGCTCACTGCGCGGGTGACCGTCAATCGGTTCTGGAAAATTTATTTCGGCACGGGATTGGTCAAAACCGATGAAGACTTCGGCGCCCAAGGGGAATGGCCGGTCCATATCGATCTGTTGGATTGGCTCGCCACCGAGTTCGTGCAGAATGGCTGGGACATTAAAGCGTTGCAAAAAACGATCGTGATGTCAGCTGCTTATCAACAGGATGCCCGGGTAGGAGCCGAGTTATTAAAAATTGACCCGCACAACCGTTTGATCAGTCGTGGACCACGGTTTCGTATGTCGGCGGAGATGATTCGTGATAACGCGTTGGCGGTGAGTGGCTTGCTGGTCAAGAAAATTGGCGGGCCGAGCGTGAAGCCCTATCAGCCACCCGGTCTATGGAAAGAGGTCTCGTCCGGTGTGGTCCGTGCGAACCTGTTTGAACAGGATCACGGCGACAATTTGTATCGCCGCAGTTTGTATACGTTCTGGAAACGAGCAGCGCCGCCCCCGGCGTTGCAGACGTTTGATGCGCCGACGCGGGAATATTGCGTCACGAATCGCTCGCGCACGAACACGCCGCTGCAAGCGTTGATTTTGATGAACGATGTGACGTACGTCGAAGCGGCACGCGTGTTTGCCCAGCGGTTGATGAACGAGGGACCACAGGATTCCGCCGGCCGCATTACGCGCGCCTTTCGGTTAGCAGTCGGGCGCAAACCGTCACGGTATGAGATTGTGGTTTTGCTGAAGTTACTCAAATCACGAATGTCGTACTATCGGACGCATGGGGATGCGGCGACTGAATTGTTGAGCGTTGGGGAAGCGCCCTTGGACGAAACCGTCTCCTCGGCGGAATTAGCGGCTTGGACGAATATCGCTTCGCTGATCCTCTGTTTAGATGAATCGATTACCAAAGGTTAA
- a CDS encoding GNAT family N-acetyltransferase translates to MATVVNIPRKPSRFTIRDANDRDAVAVADIVDTAFQPLRSIYQPTRRTIERQAVHRKKGPRLIGEADGRMVGTVQYDVHPDRLHAIGLAIHPDYQRMGLARLLLQSIEDRARMASRPLVVLNTIQETGNVPIFEKLGFQVVSRVVATWCVSSLHSAVHDVTMQRDVS, encoded by the coding sequence ATGGCGACCGTGGTGAACATACCGAGAAAACCATCCCGTTTCACGATCCGCGACGCCAACGATCGAGATGCGGTGGCTGTTGCGGATATCGTGGACACCGCATTTCAGCCTTTGCGCTCCATTTACCAACCGACGCGACGAACGATCGAGCGACAGGCCGTTCATCGCAAAAAAGGACCCCGACTGATTGGTGAGGCGGACGGACGCATGGTGGGGACGGTTCAATACGACGTTCATCCCGACCGACTGCACGCTATCGGACTTGCCATTCATCCTGATTATCAAAGGATGGGGCTTGCGCGGCTTCTGCTGCAGTCGATCGAGGATCGCGCACGAATGGCCAGTCGCCCGCTCGTCGTCTTAAACACGATTCAGGAAACAGGCAACGTGCCGATTTTTGAAAAACTTGGATTTCAGGTCGTAAGCCGAGTCGTTGCGACATGGTGTGTCAGCTCCCTGCATTCTGCGGTGCATGATGTCACCATGCAGCGTGATGTATCGTGA